The proteins below are encoded in one region of Apium graveolens cultivar Ventura chromosome 4, ASM990537v1, whole genome shotgun sequence:
- the LOC141717664 gene encoding protein KINESIN LIGHT CHAIN-RELATED 3-like, producing MPGVVVGEIEEEGVAIQPNENGNSTPLKENSIADESVNSPKSPRAEGNGYRVDEVVDTSIEHLYDNVCEMQSSDQSPSRRSFGSDGEESRIDSELRHLVGGEMREVEIMEEEVGMQKVEDDDFRSDSGSKKESSSAGRKSKKSKEKSVSSSNSKKASNLNLESDATSSPKSRSPQEKPPLDKRNHKILVKPNGGSSSTKKQKNISLRGVTSQNGADDSSDSGLENPDLGPFLLKQARDLISSGDNPQKALQYALRAAKSFEKCSNGKPTLDVVMCLHVTAAIYCSLGQYTEAIPVLEHSIEIPVIEEGQEHALAKFAGHMQLGDTYAMVGQFESSIMSYTMGLEVQRQVMGDTDPRVGETCRYLAEAQVQALQFDEAEKLCQMAIDIHRDNGSPASIEEAADRRLMGLICETKGDHEAALEHLVLASMAMVANGQEKEVASVDVSIGDTYLSLSRYDEAVFAYQKALTSFKSTKGENHPTVASVFVRLADLYNKTGKIKDSKSYCENALRIYEKPLPGTPLEEIASGLTDVSAIYESMNELDQALKLLKKALKIYNDAPGQQNLIAGIEAQMGVIYYMLGNYSESYTSFKNTISKLRASGEKKSAFFGIALNQMGLTCVQRYAIKEAAELFEEARNVLEQEYGPYHPETLGVYSNLAGTYDAIGRLDEAIELLEYVVGMREEKLGTANPDVDDEKKRLAELLKEAGRVRNRKARSLENLLDANPHAIKGDGIKV from the exons ATGCCTGGAGTTGTTGTGGGTGAAATAGAGGAAGAAGGGGTAGCAATTCAACCAAATGAGAATGGAAATTCCACACCTTTAAAAGAGAACTCGATAGCAGATGAGTCTGTAAATAGTCCGAAAAGCCCTCGGGCTGAAGGAAATGGTTATAGAGTTGATGAGGTAGTTGACACTTCAATTGAGCATCTGTATGATAATGTTTGCGAGATGCAGAGTTCTGACCAATCACCATCAAGGCGGAGTTTTGGATCTGATGGTGAAGAGTCTAGAATTGATTCTGAGCTCCGACATCTTGTTGGAGGAGAGATGAGAGAAGTGGAGATAATGGAAGAAGAAGTAGGGATGCAGAAGGTAGAAGATGATGATTTTCGTAGTGATTCCGGTTCGAAGAAGGAGAGTTCCTCTGCAGGTAGAAAGTCGAAGAAATCAAAGGAAAAATCTGTTTCGTCTTCTAATTCAAAGAAAGCTTCTAACTTGAATTTAGAGTCTGATGCAACATCAAGTCCCAAGAGCAGAAGCCCCCAAGAAAAACCTCCTCTAGATAAGCGGAATCATAAGATATTAGTGAAACCAAATGGTGGAAGCAGCTCTACTAAGAAACAAAAAAATATATCTCTCAGAGGGGTAACATCTCAAAATGGAGCTGATGATTCATCTGATTCGGGTTTAGAAAACCCGGACCTTGGGCCCTTTTTGCTTAAGCAAGCAAGGGATTTGATATCTTCTGGTGATAATCCTCAGAAAGCTCTTCAATATGCACTTCGTGCAGCAAAATCgttcgaaaaatgttcaaatgGGAAGCCAACCTTAGATGTAGTCATGTGTTTGCACGTGACTGCTGCAATATACTGTAGCTTGGGTCAGTACACCGAGGCTATTCCCGTTCTGGAGCATTCCATTGAGATTCCTGTAATTGAAGAAGGTCAGGAGCATGCCCTTGCTAAATTTGCTGGTCACATGCAACTTGGAGATACCTATGCCATGGTGGGTCAGTTTGAGAGTTCGATCATGTCTTATACGATGGGTTTGGAAGTACAGAGACAGGTTATGGGTGATACAGATCCAAGAGTTGGTGAGACGTGCAGGTACTTGGCTGAAGCTCAAGTTCAAGCATTGCAATTTGATGAAGCAGAGAAGCTTTGTCAGATGGCTATAGATATACACAGAGATAACGGTTCACCAGCTTCTATCGAAGAGGCAGCTGATAGGAGGCTTATGGGTCTTATCTGCGAAACTAAGGGAGACCATGAAGCTGCTCTTGAGCATCTGGTTCTTGCAAGCATGGCCATGGTGGCCAATGGGCAAGAAAAGGAGGTTGCATCTGTTGATGTAAGTATTGGAGACACATACTTATCTTTGTCTAGGTACGATGAGGCTGTTTTTGCATATCAGAAGGCACTCACATCTTTCAAGTCTACTAAAGGAGAGAACCATCCAACCGTTGCTTCAGTTTTTGTCCGTCTGGCTGACCTGTATAACAAGACGGGAAAAATAAAGGATTCAAAATCTTATTGTGAGAATGCTCTTCGAATCTATGAGAAGCCCTTACCCGGAACCCCTCTGGAGGAGATTGCCAGTGGTCTTACTGATGTTTCTGCTATTTATGAGTCGATGAATGAGCTTGATCAGGCCCTTAAGTTGCTGAAGAAGGCATTAAAGATATATAATGATGCCCCTGGTCAGCAAAACTTAATTGCTGGTATTGAGGCTCAGATGGGAGTCATCTACTACATGTTAGGGAACTACTCTGAATCATACACGTCCTTTAAAAATACCATTTCAAAGCTTCGAGCAAGTGGAGAGAAAAAATCTGCTTTTTTCGGGATTGCCCTTAATCAAATGGGCCTCACCTGTGTGCAGCGTTATGCTATTAAAGAGGCTGCGGAATTGTTTGAGGAAGCAAGAAATGTTTTGGAACAAGAATATGGACCATATCATCCTGAAACACTTGGGGTATACAGCAATCTTGCTGGAACTTATGACGCTATAGGAAG GCTGGATGAAGCAATTGAATTATTGGAATATGTTGTTGGTATGAGGGAGGAAAAGCTCGGAACAGCAAATCCTGACGtggatgatgagaagaagaggCTGGCAGAGCTGTTGAAGGAGGCGGGAAGGGTTCGTAATAGAAAAGCCAGATCATTAGAAAACCTTCTTGATGCCAACCCTCATGCAATAAAAGGTGATGGCATTAAAGTATGA
- the LOC141716637 gene encoding serine/threonine/tyrosine-protein kinase HT1-like gives MKNLNCFKQIANNARLERPLSLGEYNRAASWSKYLVSSGAEIKGDGEEEWGADMSQLFIGSKFASGRHSRIYRGVYKDRDVAIKLISQPEEDGELAAVLEKQFNSEVSMMFRLQHPNVITFFAACKKAPVFCIITEYLAGGSLRAYLHQQEPYSLPINLVLKFAIDIARGMQYLHSQGVLHRDLKSENLLLGEDMCVKLADFGISCLESQCGSAKGFTGTYRWMAPEMIKGKAQTKKVDVYSFGIVLWELLTALTPFDNMTPEQAAFAVCQKNARPPVPPACPVVLQHLINQCWASIPRERPDFNKIVTTLESFEKSLEQDPEFFSSYKPSKHQTVRRFFPKWTSTSKTA, from the exons ATGAAGAATTTAAACTGTTTTAAGCAAATAGCCAACAATGCTAGACTCGAGAGGCCATTGTCACTAGGCGAATACAACAGGGCTGCTTCTTGGTCCAAGTATTTAGTTTCGTCCGGTGCGGAAATTAAAGGGGACGGAGAAGAAGAATGGGGTGCTGATATGTCTCAGCTATTTATAGGGAGTAAGTTTGCTTCTGGTCGTCATAGTAGGATTTATCGAGGAGTATATAAGGATAGAGATGTTGCTATCAAGCTAATTAGTCAGCCCGAGGAGGATGGCGAATTGGCTGCTGTTCTGGAGAAGCAGTTTAATTCCGAGGTTTCTATGATGTTTCGACTGCAACATCCTAATGTCATCACT TTTTTTGCAGCTTGTAAAAAAGCCCCCGTGTTTTGCATCATAACTGAATACTTGGCAGGGGGCTCCTTAAGAGCATATCTCCATCAGCAGGAACCATATTCACTTCCCATTAACCTAGTTCTAAAGTTTGCTATAGACATTGCACGAGGAATGCAGTATCTTCATTCCCAAGGAGTGCTTCACAGGGATCTCAAATCAGAGAATTTGCTCCTTGGTGAAGATATGTGTGTTAAGTTAGCAGATTTTGGTATCTCCTGCCTGGAATCGCAATGCGGGAGTGCAAAGGGATTTACTGGTACTTACCGTTGGATGGCACCTGAAATGATCAAAGGAAAGGCCCAGACGAAGAAAGTTGATGTTTACAGTTTTGGCATTGTCCTTTGGGAGCTCTTAACTGCCTTGACACCATTTGACAACATGACTCCAGAGCAAGCTGCTTTTGCAGTATGCCAGAAG AATGCAAGACCCCCGGTGCCCCCTGCATGCCCTGTTGTATTACAACATCTCATTAACCAGTGCTGGGCTAGTATTCCTAGGGAGCGGCCAGATTTCAATAAGATTGTCACAACCTTGGAAAGCTTTGAAAAGTCTCTCGAGCAGGACCCGGAGTTCTTCTCATCCTACAAACCTAGTAAGCATCAAACAGTACGCCGCTTCTTTCCTAAGTGGACAAGTACCAGTAAAACTGCTTAA